A part of Halobacillus shinanisalinarum genomic DNA contains:
- a CDS encoding MBL fold metallo-hydrolase, whose translation MLDWKVTMLGTGSPRPDLDRSGPSQVLHLGDAPVLIDCGEGTTAQLQRAGIPPQSITTLFMTHLHSDHLLGYGQFLLGGWGLGRRQLRIVGPKGMKHYHETILSLFKEDIDYRISLGRSPKGVRENVEIIEIEEPGEIEQFSEDIPARIYTEKMIHNVPTYGFRFEGEEQVIVHSGDTAPTENIIKLAKGADILIQDACLAVNETYKNITDPELQKIWDNLQKEHCSPAQAADIAEKAGVKKLVMTHFLPNIDEKRAYDEAVAVFDGETIVAQDLQTIGLSVSVTK comes from the coding sequence ATGTTAGATTGGAAAGTCACGATGCTAGGAACGGGGAGTCCACGTCCGGATTTGGATAGATCTGGACCTTCTCAAGTTCTCCATCTAGGTGATGCCCCAGTTTTAATTGATTGTGGGGAAGGAACAACCGCGCAATTACAGAGGGCCGGAATTCCCCCTCAATCTATCACCACCTTATTTATGACCCACCTTCACTCCGATCACTTATTAGGGTATGGCCAATTTCTACTTGGCGGTTGGGGGCTTGGCCGCAGACAACTTCGAATTGTCGGCCCAAAAGGAATGAAGCACTATCACGAAACCATTCTTTCCTTGTTTAAAGAGGACATCGACTATCGTATATCGCTAGGAAGGTCACCAAAAGGCGTCAGGGAAAATGTCGAGATCATAGAAATTGAGGAACCAGGGGAGATTGAACAATTTTCAGAAGATATCCCGGCACGAATCTATACGGAGAAAATGATTCATAACGTTCCGACTTATGGTTTTCGATTTGAAGGGGAAGAGCAGGTTATTGTTCATTCAGGTGACACAGCTCCTACCGAAAACATAATTAAACTAGCAAAAGGAGCAGATATACTTATCCAGGATGCGTGCCTGGCCGTTAACGAAACATATAAAAACATAACGGATCCCGAGTTACAAAAGATTTGGGACAATTTACAAAAAGAACATTGTTCGCCTGCTCAAGCAGCAGATATTGCTGAAAAGGCAGGAGTGAAAAAGCTGGTGATGACGCATTTCCTTCCAAATATAGATGAAAAACGGGCCTATGATGAAGCAGTGGCTGTTTTTGATGGGGAAACGATTGTGGCGCAGGATCTGCAAACGATTGGGCTGTCGGTTTCGGTTACCAAATAA
- the nhaC gene encoding Na+/H+ antiporter NhaC, producing MKIIRKPSILLAAVPLVILIIAAIGAIFFWDVAMFIPLIIGIFTTGLVAKYLGYEWREIEEAMTEGISRALPAVYILIITGTIIGSWIASGIIPTIIYYGFSIIDPAYFVPMVAFFTALLAMVIGSITSLGTIGLAFMAIGQGMGFPLPLVAGAVISGAFFGDKLSPLSDTTNVASAIVNVPLYTHVKHMLWDTLPAFIIALILYWFVGNQYVGNVATPEEVNIILGGLEENFTIHSGLLTVPLITIVMMIKRVPAVPALVITSILASVCAVIFQGSTVSAILNAMTGGFVIDSGIQSIDALLNTGGILSMLRPIGMLMIATALGGLLERTYIFQVFVDYVIDLSKTTGSLISSTLLLTFVVGLSSGAQYLALILPARSFLKTFKQRNLHPKNLSRCVEATGTVGINLVPWSVPVILSSVILGVSPYQFIPFVFFAILVPVINVIYGFTGFTIAKLESSSGDDEVRSSRSVSS from the coding sequence GTGAAAATAATTAGGAAACCAAGCATTTTATTAGCGGCTGTACCATTGGTAATATTAATAATCGCAGCTATAGGTGCGATTTTCTTCTGGGATGTGGCGATGTTTATCCCGTTAATTATAGGTATTTTTACTACAGGATTAGTAGCAAAATATTTAGGTTATGAATGGCGTGAGATTGAGGAGGCAATGACTGAGGGAATATCGAGAGCACTTCCAGCTGTGTATATATTAATCATTACCGGTACCATCATAGGATCGTGGATTGCCAGCGGGATTATTCCGACGATCATCTATTATGGATTTTCAATAATTGATCCCGCATATTTTGTCCCTATGGTGGCGTTTTTCACAGCATTACTAGCTATGGTTATTGGTTCGATTACCTCCCTTGGAACAATAGGATTAGCCTTTATGGCCATAGGACAGGGGATGGGATTTCCTCTTCCTTTAGTGGCAGGTGCTGTCATTTCTGGTGCTTTTTTTGGAGATAAACTCTCCCCTTTATCAGATACCACAAATGTCGCATCTGCAATTGTTAATGTCCCTTTATACACTCATGTGAAGCACATGTTATGGGATACTCTGCCTGCCTTTATTATCGCCCTTATCTTGTATTGGTTCGTAGGAAATCAATACGTAGGAAATGTGGCTACTCCAGAAGAAGTAAATATCATTTTGGGGGGGTTAGAAGAAAATTTCACTATACATTCAGGGTTACTTACGGTTCCTCTTATAACGATAGTTATGATGATCAAAAGAGTTCCAGCCGTACCTGCTCTTGTGATTACCAGTATTTTGGCTAGTGTATGTGCTGTTATCTTCCAAGGAAGTACTGTTTCCGCCATTTTAAATGCAATGACGGGTGGATTTGTAATCGATTCTGGTATCCAATCAATAGATGCCTTATTAAATACTGGCGGGATTCTGTCTATGCTTCGACCTATTGGAATGTTGATGATAGCTACAGCGTTAGGCGGACTTTTAGAACGGACGTACATCTTTCAGGTTTTTGTTGATTACGTCATTGATTTATCAAAAACAACAGGCTCTCTTATAAGTTCAACATTGTTACTAACGTTTGTGGTTGGATTGTCCAGCGGGGCGCAATATTTGGCTTTAATTCTCCCTGCAAGAAGTTTTCTGAAAACGTTTAAACAAAGAAATTTACATCCGAAGAATTTGTCCCGCTGCGTTGAGGCGACAGGGACTGTAGGGATTAATTTGGTCCCTTGGTCAGTACCAGTCATTTTAAGTTCAGTCATTTTGGGAGTCAGCCCCTATCAATTTATACCATTTGTGTTTTTTGCAATCCTCGTTCCTGTCATAAATGTCATTTACGGATTTACTGGCTTTACAATTGCTAAGTTAGAAAGCAGCAGTGGAGATGATGAGGTAAGGAGTAGCAGGAGTGTATCGTCCTGA